One region of Hymenobacter sediminicola genomic DNA includes:
- a CDS encoding carbon-nitrogen hydrolase family protein, which produces MALFSFRKPSASKAAPTLPVAAPPQATSTAPSFAGSIRVGMGQLLVEGGEPERNMERAAQMIAEAARQTCDVVLLPETLDFAWTHPSALTEAQPIPGLYSDRLCQEALRHQVYVCAGLTERGPDGRNYNAAILINPKGEILTKYHKINLLTVEQPFYAVGQTLNVVDTPLGKIGVNICADNFLDGLSIGHTLARMGAEFILSPSSWTVDYSITEEDDPYREKWVKPYSILAQLYNVAIVGTTSVGYIVGGPYEGKKSVGCSLAVDALGVRAQGTFNEFAGDLVVAELPRPIRAEKGTQIGEMLLRKGFRFDVLPG; this is translated from the coding sequence ATGGCTCTTTTCTCTTTTCGTAAACCGTCAGCCTCCAAAGCAGCCCCCACGTTACCAGTTGCTGCCCCACCTCAAGCTACGAGCACAGCTCCTTCTTTCGCCGGTTCTATTCGGGTAGGCATGGGCCAGTTGCTGGTAGAGGGCGGGGAGCCAGAGCGTAACATGGAGCGCGCCGCCCAGATGATTGCCGAGGCCGCCCGCCAGACCTGCGACGTTGTGCTGCTGCCCGAAACACTGGATTTTGCCTGGACACACCCTAGTGCCCTTACTGAGGCTCAGCCTATCCCGGGCCTCTACTCCGACCGGCTCTGCCAGGAAGCCCTGCGCCACCAAGTATATGTGTGCGCGGGCCTGACGGAACGTGGCCCCGACGGCCGCAACTACAACGCCGCCATTCTCATCAACCCCAAAGGTGAAATTCTTACCAAATACCACAAAATCAACCTTCTGACTGTAGAACAACCTTTCTATGCAGTAGGCCAGACCCTGAACGTAGTGGACACTCCGCTCGGCAAAATCGGGGTCAATATCTGCGCCGACAACTTCCTAGATGGCCTCAGCATTGGGCACACGCTGGCCCGCATGGGTGCCGAATTCATTCTGTCGCCTTCTTCTTGGACTGTGGACTACTCCATTACGGAAGAAGACGACCCATACCGCGAGAAATGGGTAAAGCCCTATTCCATTCTGGCTCAGCTCTATAACGTAGCCATTGTAGGCACTACATCTGTGGGCTACATTGTGGGTGGCCCGTATGAGGGCAAAAAAAGTGTGGGCTGCTCATTAGCTGTCGATGCGCTGGGTGTCCGGGCCCAGGGCACTTTCAATGAGTTTGCCGGTGACCTGGTTGTGGCAGAACTACCGCGGCCAATCCGGGCGGAGAAAGGCACGCAGATCGGGGAAATGCTGCTGCGCAAAGGATTCCGCTTTGATGTGCTGCCCGGTTAA
- a CDS encoding N-acetyl sugar amidotransferase produces MTQLYQQCTRCIMDTTVPGIQFDTRGECNFCAVHDHMDHAFPLGEAGRRKVQEIADDIKQLGKGKKYDCVLGVSGGRDSSYTIWYCVVKLGLRPLAVHFNDGFGNPVAGENMIKACRKLGVEMRTITSDWRESKDLKIAFLKASTPDMEEGTDVGIATALYGVAAKEGIQRIVIGQSFRTEGIAPLSWNYLDGKYLKAVQKQFGTVPLRPWKPDDPGFNLGIKEMFYYAFVRRIKTVTLLYHVDYVRADVDELLERELDWVNPGAHYFDDLYQSVIYYLNRTKFNIDRRLFNYSALVRSGQMSRETALERVSHVNKIEDEKVISLCIKRLGLTREEFEQIVATPPKTFRDYPNNYALIQQLRWPIKMLSRLNLIPESAYDKYFNCGT; encoded by the coding sequence ATGACTCAACTTTACCAACAGTGCACCCGCTGCATCATGGATACCACCGTACCCGGTATTCAGTTCGATACGCGTGGTGAATGCAATTTCTGCGCTGTACACGACCACATGGACCACGCTTTTCCTTTAGGAGAAGCCGGCCGCCGGAAGGTGCAGGAAATAGCAGATGATATTAAGCAGCTTGGCAAAGGCAAAAAGTACGACTGCGTATTGGGGGTAAGTGGTGGCCGCGACTCCTCCTATACCATCTGGTACTGCGTGGTAAAACTGGGGTTGCGGCCCTTGGCGGTGCATTTCAACGACGGGTTCGGTAATCCGGTAGCTGGCGAGAACATGATTAAGGCATGCCGCAAGCTGGGCGTAGAAATGCGCACCATCACATCGGACTGGCGCGAATCCAAGGACCTCAAAATTGCCTTCCTTAAAGCCTCGACTCCCGATATGGAAGAAGGCACCGATGTGGGCATTGCCACTGCTCTGTACGGCGTAGCCGCCAAGGAAGGCATTCAGCGCATTGTCATTGGGCAGTCGTTCCGTACGGAGGGGATTGCGCCGCTGAGTTGGAACTACCTGGATGGCAAGTACCTGAAAGCAGTGCAGAAGCAGTTCGGCACGGTGCCGCTACGCCCCTGGAAACCCGATGACCCGGGATTCAATCTGGGCATTAAGGAAATGTTCTACTATGCTTTCGTGCGCCGCATCAAAACCGTGACTCTACTCTACCACGTGGATTACGTGCGGGCTGACGTGGATGAACTGCTGGAGCGGGAACTGGACTGGGTGAACCCCGGCGCGCACTACTTCGACGACCTCTACCAAAGCGTCATCTACTACCTCAACCGCACCAAGTTCAACATCGACCGACGGCTGTTCAATTACTCAGCCTTGGTGCGCTCGGGCCAAATGAGCCGCGAAACGGCGCTCGAACGAGTTAGTCACGTCAATAAGATCGAAGACGAAAAGGTTATTTCTCTTTGCATCAAACGGCTGGGCCTGACGCGGGAAGAATTTGAGCAGATTGTGGCAACCCCACCCAAAACCTTCCGGGATTATCCCAACAATTATGCGCTGATTCAGCAGCTGCGCTGGCCCATCAAAATGCTCAGCCGCCTGAACCTGATTCCGGAATCCGCTTACGATAAGTATTTCAACTGCGGCACCTAA
- a CDS encoding 4Fe-4S dicluster domain-containing protein, which yields MAIMITDECINCGACEPECPNTAIYEGGAAWRWSDGTTLKEVTVDGGQTVSGVAPQTPVSDEYYYIVSDKCTECVGFHEEPQCAAVCPVDCCVDDPDYRESQEKLTAKKEWLHA from the coding sequence ATGGCCATCATGATAACCGACGAGTGCATCAACTGTGGTGCCTGCGAACCGGAATGCCCCAATACGGCCATCTACGAAGGCGGCGCTGCCTGGCGCTGGTCTGATGGCACCACGCTGAAGGAAGTAACTGTTGATGGAGGTCAGACTGTGTCAGGGGTAGCACCCCAAACACCCGTCTCCGACGAGTACTACTACATCGTGTCCGATAAGTGCACGGAATGCGTCGGTTTCCACGAAGAGCCCCAGTGCGCTGCTGTGTGCCCCGTTGATTGCTGCGTAGACGACCCTGACTACCGCGAATCGCAGGAGAAGCTGACGGCCAAAAAAGAATGGTTGCACGCCTAA
- a CDS encoding acyl-CoA reductase: MTHTERLTAFVALGQLLSHLSKDELASLTSRARNQNAWFDGPNVESAIRGVAELLAEGKLLHWAARYPAEPATPRQIGVVMAGNIPLVGFHDALCVLLSGHTLLAKLSKDDTVLMQWILEELTRLEPRFAERIQVVDRLNAADAFIATGSDNTARYFEYYFGKKPNIIRRNRTSVAVLTGREEAHDLGLLGEDIFRYYGLGCRNVSKLYVPKNYDFTPLLDSLQPWHHIPDHHKYQNNYDYNKSILLVNRVPHLDTGFLLLTESAQLVSPISVLHYSTYSSEVDLVDQLTDVATQTQCIVSGGGQWAGSFPFGRAQCPTVSDYADGVDTMAFLAELA; the protein is encoded by the coding sequence ATGACCCATACCGAACGACTCACCGCCTTTGTTGCCCTGGGTCAGCTGCTGAGCCACCTTTCCAAAGATGAACTGGCCTCTCTCACGTCCCGTGCCCGCAACCAGAATGCCTGGTTTGATGGGCCGAATGTTGAATCTGCTATTCGTGGGGTAGCAGAGCTTCTGGCTGAAGGAAAACTACTCCATTGGGCGGCACGCTACCCTGCCGAACCTGCTACGCCCCGGCAGATAGGCGTTGTGATGGCCGGTAATATTCCGCTGGTGGGTTTCCATGATGCGCTGTGCGTGCTGCTGAGCGGCCATACGTTGCTGGCCAAGCTCAGCAAAGACGATACGGTACTGATGCAATGGATTCTAGAGGAGTTGACGCGCCTGGAGCCACGCTTTGCCGAACGGATTCAGGTAGTAGACCGCCTCAACGCTGCCGACGCCTTCATTGCCACCGGCTCTGACAATACTGCCCGCTACTTCGAGTATTACTTCGGTAAGAAACCCAACATTATCCGACGTAACCGCACCAGCGTAGCCGTACTTACAGGCCGCGAAGAGGCGCATGATCTGGGTTTGCTGGGTGAAGACATCTTCCGTTACTATGGCTTGGGCTGCCGCAACGTGAGCAAGCTATATGTGCCCAAGAACTACGATTTTACGCCTTTGCTCGACTCCTTGCAGCCCTGGCACCACATCCCTGACCACCACAAGTACCAGAACAACTACGACTACAACAAGAGTATTCTGCTCGTAAACCGCGTGCCACATCTCGACACCGGATTTCTGCTACTGACGGAAAGCGCACAGCTCGTTTCGCCGATTTCGGTGCTGCACTACAGCACATATTCCAGCGAAGTAGATCTGGTGGATCAGTTGACGGATGTAGCTACTCAGACTCAGTGCATTGTGTCGGGCGGCGGGCAGTGGGCGGGCAGCTTTCCTTTTGGGCGGGCACAGTGTCCCACCGTTTCCGATTATGCCGATGGCGTAGATACGATGGCCTTTTTGGCGGAGCTAGCGTAA
- a CDS encoding nucleoside phosphorylase: protein MPIADSEFILNKDGSIYHLNLQPDHISDTIITVGDPERVPLVSQHFDSIETVMQKREFVTHVGYYKGKRLTVISTGMGTDNIDILLNELDALVNIDFVTREPRPLEERIALRIVRVGTSGALQADIPVGSHLVTEHAVGLDSLMQFYPLVETGLEVEVASGVQQALGLSYRPYCVRGNDLLREQLGAGMVVGNTLTCPGFYGPQGRVLRLDLRIPDLIQQFQNFRYQSAEGEFRLTNFEMETAGYYALGRMLGHEVVSLNAIVANRATGEFATNSEDVVNDLIQNTLDRI from the coding sequence ATGCCCATCGCCGACTCCGAATTTATCCTCAACAAGGATGGCAGCATCTATCACCTGAATCTGCAGCCCGACCACATTTCCGATACTATCATTACCGTCGGCGACCCGGAGCGGGTGCCACTCGTCAGCCAGCACTTCGACTCCATTGAGACGGTGATGCAGAAGCGCGAGTTTGTGACCCATGTGGGCTATTATAAAGGCAAGCGCCTCACGGTCATCAGCACCGGTATGGGCACCGACAACATAGATATTCTGCTCAATGAGCTGGATGCATTGGTCAACATCGACTTCGTAACGCGGGAGCCGCGGCCCTTGGAAGAGCGGATTGCGCTGCGGATTGTGCGCGTAGGAACCAGCGGTGCGCTGCAGGCCGATATTCCGGTGGGCTCGCACCTCGTAACCGAGCATGCCGTGGGCCTCGACTCGCTGATGCAGTTTTATCCGCTGGTAGAAACCGGCTTGGAAGTGGAAGTAGCGAGTGGTGTGCAGCAGGCACTAGGCCTGAGCTACCGTCCATACTGCGTGCGCGGCAACGATTTGCTGCGCGAGCAACTGGGCGCTGGGATGGTAGTCGGCAACACGCTCACGTGCCCTGGCTTTTACGGTCCGCAGGGGCGCGTGCTGCGCCTCGACCTGCGTATTCCCGATCTGATTCAGCAGTTCCAAAACTTCCGCTACCAAAGCGCAGAAGGCGAGTTCCGGCTGACCAATTTCGAGATGGAAACGGCTGGCTACTATGCGCTGGGCCGTATGTTGGGCCACGAAGTAGTGTCGTTGAATGCCATTGTGGCCAACCGCGCTACCGGCGAATTCGCCACCAACTCAGAAGACGTTGTCAACGACCTGATTCAGAATACCCTGGACCGTATCTAG
- a CDS encoding rhodanese-related sulfurtransferase, translating to MDYHVLLYYCYTPIDNPEQFRDEHHRLCLHLNLRGRIIVAPEGLNGTVSGTVADCAEYMRIVKADPRFATLEFKVEPAAAHTFQKLHVRVKPEIVHVGLPHIKPYERTGVHLSPQEFRDLKDQEDVVVLDVRSDYEHELGRFKNAVTLDIENFREFPEKVAELEQYKGKKILTYCTGGIKCEKASAFLLEQGFEDVYQLHGGIIKYGLEAGGEDFDGKCYVFDGRVAVDVNSVNPTVISHCHHCGTLSDRMVNCANPHCNAHVPLCETCGQQLEGACSATCLEHPDKRPYDGTGTYPKISNHYSPEQGLISYRAPVR from the coding sequence ATGGACTACCACGTTCTGCTGTATTACTGCTACACGCCGATTGACAATCCGGAGCAGTTCCGCGACGAGCATCATCGGCTGTGCCTACATCTGAATCTGCGGGGGCGCATCATTGTGGCCCCTGAGGGCCTGAACGGTACCGTATCGGGCACCGTGGCTGATTGTGCGGAGTACATGCGCATAGTGAAGGCCGATCCGCGTTTTGCGACGCTGGAATTTAAAGTAGAACCCGCTGCCGCGCACACTTTTCAGAAGCTGCACGTGCGCGTGAAGCCGGAAATCGTGCATGTGGGGCTGCCCCACATCAAGCCCTATGAGCGGACCGGCGTGCATCTTTCGCCGCAGGAGTTTCGGGACCTGAAAGACCAGGAAGATGTGGTGGTGCTGGACGTGCGCTCCGACTACGAGCATGAACTGGGCCGTTTCAAAAACGCTGTCACCCTCGACATCGAGAATTTCCGCGAGTTTCCGGAGAAGGTGGCCGAGCTGGAGCAGTACAAAGGCAAGAAAATCCTGACATACTGCACTGGTGGCATCAAGTGCGAGAAAGCCAGCGCCTTTTTGCTGGAGCAGGGCTTCGAGGACGTCTACCAGCTGCACGGCGGCATTATCAAGTACGGACTGGAGGCTGGCGGCGAAGATTTCGACGGTAAGTGCTATGTGTTTGATGGCCGGGTGGCTGTGGATGTGAACAGCGTCAACCCCACCGTTATCAGCCACTGCCACCATTGCGGCACGCTTTCCGACCGGATGGTGAACTGCGCTAATCCGCACTGCAACGCCCACGTGCCGCTCTGCGAAACCTGCGGCCAGCAATTGGAAGGCGCCTGCTCTGCTACCTGCCTGGAGCACCCCGACAAGCGCCCTTATGATGGTACGGGTACCTATCCCAAAATCAGCAACCATTACAGTCCTGAGCAAGGCCTGATTTCCTACCGCGCCCCAGTGAGGTAG
- a CDS encoding NeuD/PglB/VioB family sugar acetyltransferase encodes MENPIIILGAQTVGTSALDAFLSNDLVVYCLLDDDTKLQNTELFDVPVMGSTDDKELLKLLGKKCEVFVATEDTASRRSLTNMLHEEYQAVPVNAIHQRASVSVHAWLGHGNLISANAVVVGTAKIGNGCLIGPNAVVDARADLGDYAQLGAGAILNADVTVGEQAFIGAGAIVVAGVKIGNKARVGAGSVVVADVPANQTVFGNPAQKV; translated from the coding sequence ATGGAAAATCCTATTATCATACTCGGTGCCCAAACGGTGGGCACCTCTGCCCTCGATGCCTTTCTTTCTAACGACTTGGTGGTGTATTGCCTCCTCGACGACGATACCAAGCTGCAAAACACGGAGCTGTTTGATGTGCCCGTAATGGGCAGCACCGACGACAAGGAACTGCTCAAGCTACTGGGCAAAAAGTGTGAGGTGTTTGTGGCTACCGAAGACACTGCCAGCCGCCGCAGCCTTACCAACATGCTGCACGAAGAGTATCAGGCTGTACCGGTCAATGCCATCCATCAGCGTGCCAGCGTGTCGGTGCATGCGTGGTTGGGCCATGGCAACCTGATAAGTGCAAACGCAGTGGTAGTGGGCACGGCCAAAATCGGCAACGGCTGCCTGATTGGACCCAATGCCGTGGTGGATGCCCGCGCAGACCTGGGCGACTACGCACAACTCGGGGCCGGAGCTATCCTCAACGCCGATGTAACGGTAGGGGAGCAGGCCTTTATTGGGGCGGGAGCTATAGTGGTGGCCGGCGTCAAAATCGGCAACAAGGCCCGTGTTGGCGCTGGTTCAGTAGTGGTAGCCGATGTGCCTGCGAACCAGACAGTGTTCGGCAACCCCGCTCAGAAAGTATAA